CGCCCTCCCGTCATGGTCGCGACGGCGGGGCCGCCCGGATCCGCCGCGTTGATGGCCGCTGCGGACGCCGAGCCCGGCTACCTGGCCCTCGTGCCCAACGACGCGCCCTTCTCTAACCAGGTTGCGGCGCGGTTCGCCCTGGACATCCTCCGCTACCGGCCGGGCCGCCGGACCGCGAAGATCGCATGCCCGGTGTTGTTCTGCGTATGCGAGCACGACAGCGTGGCCCCCGCACGGCCGACCCTGCGCCATGCCCGCAGGGCCCCGCGCGGCGAGATCCGCCTCTACCCCGACGGCCACTTCGACATCTACCTCGGCGAGCCCTTCGAACGCGTTGTCACGGACCAGCTCGCCTTCCTGGCGCGGCACGTCCCCATCGGCTCCGCAGCTGGTGAAGCCCCGGGACCCACGACACCCTAAAAGAGGTACGAGATGCCCACCTACCCGGTTGCGGGGAAGACCGTCTTCATCACCGGCGCAGCCGGAGGCATCGGTGCGGCCACCGCCCGCACGCTGCACTCGCGCGGAGCCAACGTGGTCCTCGCCGACCGGGGCATCGACGCCATATCGGCCCTCGCCCGCGACCTCGGCGGCGACAGGACACTGGCGCTGTCGGTGGATGTCACCGACAGCGCCGCACTGGCCGACACGGTGGACCGTACGGTCGACCGGTTCGGCGGCCTGGATGTCGTCTTCGCCAACGCGGGGATCGCGGCCGATCCGCCGGCGACGATCGCCACCATCGACCCGGCCATGTTCGAGCGCGTCGTCGAAGTGGACCTGCTGGGCGTCTGGCGCACCGTTCGCGCCGCACTGCCGCACGTCATCGCGGCGCGCGGGCACGTCCTGGTCACCGCTTCGGTGTACGCCTACTTCAACGGCATGACCAACGCCCCCTACGCCATGTCGAAGGCCGGCGTCGAGCAGTTCGGCCGCGCCCTGCGCGCCGAACTCGGCATCCACGGCGCCAGCGCCGGGGTGCTCTACCCCGGCTGGGTCCACACGCCCATCGCTGGAGCAGCCTTCGGAAGCAACGACATCACCACCCGCATGCGCGAGATCGCCTTCCCGTCCCTGCTCGGCAAGGCCATCGCCCCCACGCGCATCGCGGACGCCGTCGTCCGCGGCATCGAGAACCGCTCGGCCCGTGTCATGGTCCCCCGCAGGTGGGCACCGTTTTCGGCCCTGCGCGGCGTCCTTAACCCCGTCACCGATCTCATCGCCGAACGCCACCCCGAACTGCGCCGACTCCTGCGCCGACTCGAGGAATCCGCCGACCCCACAGGCAAGTCCCCGCAGACCAACTCACCGAGGTAGGCCGTCATGACCCGTTACGACCTGGCCGGGCGCACCGTCGTCCTCACTGGTTCCACAGGCGGCCTGGGCGCTGCCCTCGCCCGGGCCCTGCGCGGGCGCGGCGCCAACCTCGCGCTGCTCGACCTCAGCCTCGCGGCTACCACGGCCCAAGCCCAGGACCTGGGAGACGAAACAGTCGCCCGTGGCTGGCACGCCGACGTACGCGACCTCGCCGGCCTGCAGCAAGCCATGGACGAGGCCGCCACGCACTTCGGGCGCCTCGACATCGTCATCGCAGGCGCCGGGATCGACACCATGGCCCCGATGGCGACCATCGACCCGTCGGCCTACGAACGTGTCATCGACGTCAACCTCAACGGGGTCTGGCGCACCTTCCGTGCCGCACTCCCCCACGTGCAACGCCACGAGGGCTACCTGCTCGCCGTCTCGTCCATGGCCGCCTTCGTGCACTCGCCGCTCCAGATCTCCTACACCGCGAGCAAGGCCGGCGTGTGGGCGATGTGCGACAGCCTTCGCCTGGAGGTTCGCCACCTGGGTGTCGGTGTCGGCAGCGCCCACCCCACGTTCTTCCGCACTCCGATGATGGACGACGTGACCGCGGACCCGGCCGGGCACGCCCTCTGGGGCGGCAACTCCAAGGGGCTGTGGAAGATGGTGCCGCTGGAGAAGGTCATCGCCGGCATCGTCCGCGGCATCGAGCGCCGTGCGGACCGCGTCGTCGTCCCCAGGTCCCTCACCCTGACCGCGAACGCTCCCGGTCTGTTCCGGCCGGTACTCGAACGTGTCGGTTTCCGCCCTCAGACGGTCCAGCGCGCCCTCGGCCTCGCCTCGGCGTCGGGCTGGCACGACCCGGCGGTGCACGAGCGCCACCAGGCCGGTTCCCACTGAAATCCGCTGAAGGAAGCGGCCCAGGGGGGTCCGGCCGTTCGAACACCTCGTAAAGTAGCGAAGACCATGACAATCAAGGTCACACGCACGACACGTCGGGCCGCCGCAACCCGTGCGGCCATCGTCGACGCCGCCGAGGAACTGCTGGCCGCCGGAGGCCCCGAGGCGGTCACCTTGGAAGGCATCGCCGAACGCGCGGATGTCGCCGTGCAGACGGTGTACAACCGCGTGGGCGGCCGCGCGGCCGTTCTCATCGCGGTTGCCGAGCGGGCACTCGAGGACAACCGGACC
The DNA window shown above is from Streptomyces vietnamensis and carries:
- a CDS encoding short-chain dehydrogenase/reductase; amino-acid sequence: MPTYPVAGKTVFITGAAGGIGAATARTLHSRGANVVLADRGIDAISALARDLGGDRTLALSVDVTDSAALADTVDRTVDRFGGLDVVFANAGIAADPPATIATIDPAMFERVVEVDLLGVWRTVRAALPHVIAARGHVLVTASVYAYFNGMTNAPYAMSKAGVEQFGRALRAELGIHGASAGVLYPGWVHTPIAGAAFGSNDITTRMREIAFPSLLGKAIAPTRIADAVVRGIENRSARVMVPRRWAPFSALRGVLNPVTDLIAERHPELRRLLRRLEESADPTGKSPQTNSPR
- a CDS encoding SDR family NAD(P)-dependent oxidoreductase, with the protein product MTRYDLAGRTVVLTGSTGGLGAALARALRGRGANLALLDLSLAATTAQAQDLGDETVARGWHADVRDLAGLQQAMDEAATHFGRLDIVIAGAGIDTMAPMATIDPSAYERVIDVNLNGVWRTFRAALPHVQRHEGYLLAVSSMAAFVHSPLQISYTASKAGVWAMCDSLRLEVRHLGVGVGSAHPTFFRTPMMDDVTADPAGHALWGGNSKGLWKMVPLEKVIAGIVRGIERRADRVVVPRSLTLTANAPGLFRPVLERVGFRPQTVQRALGLASASGWHDPAVHERHQAGSH